Proteins co-encoded in one Salvia splendens isolate huo1 chromosome 4, SspV2, whole genome shotgun sequence genomic window:
- the LOC121799227 gene encoding transcription factor MYB106-like, translating into MVGKEASGKDPKAELKKGPWSREEDQKLLTYIEQHGHGSWRTLPTKAGLERCGKSCRLRWTNYLRPDIKRGKFSNYEEKTIIRLHALLGNRWSVIAAHLPKRTDNEIKNYWNTRLKKRLTRMGIDPATHKPKNNPSGSAKSQQHAELSHMAQWEAARLEAESRLARESKLMYKLPFLHKLASPASPPPRLMAAAAPCLDVLKVWQSSAIPSCFFSSAASCSSSLESPTSTLNFSCNSLPAPPVAPSDYGVDGYAAEEEGKMDFSYQLDDVYAPSFQDCGLPDFAPLSQDSEPLPLVGEFEDSKNYWNYLLNLVSSPMMEMPTL; encoded by the exons ATGGTAGGAAAAGAAGCAAGCGGCAAAGATCCCAAGGCGGAGCTGAAGAAAGGGCCGTGGAGCAGAGAGGAAGATCAGAAACTGCTCACATATATCGAACAACATGGCCATGGCAGCTGGCGAACTCTCCCTACTAAAGCTG ggttGGAGAGGTGTGGGAAGAGCTGTAGATTGAGGTGGACGAACTATCTGAGACCAGATATCAAGAGAGGAAAGTTCAGCAATTACGAGGAGAAGACAATCATTAGGCTCCATGCTCTTTTAGGCAACAG GTGGTCAGTAATAGCAGCTCATTTACCGAAACGTACCGATAACGAGATCAAGAACTATTGGAACACTCGGCTGAAGAAACGGTTGACTCGGATGGGCATCGACCCGGCAACCCACAAGCCGAAGAACAACCCGTCCGGCTCGGCTAAGTCGCAGCAGCACGCCGAACTCAGCCATATGGCGCAGTGGGAAGCCGCTCGGCTCGAAGCTGAGAGCCGCCTCGCCCGCGAGTCGAAGCTCATGTACAAACTCCCGTTCCTCCACAAACTTGCCTCCCCGGCTTCGCCTCCGCCGCGGCttatggcggcggcggcgccgtGTCTGGACGTGCTCAAGGTGTGGCAGTCGAGCGCCATCCCCAGCTGCTTCTTCAGCTCTGCCGCGAGCTGCAGCAGCAGTCTCGAGTCACCGACCTCGACCCTAAACTTCTCCTGCAACAGCCTCCCGGCTCCTCCGGTAGCACCGAGCGATTACGGTGTGGATGGCTACGCCGCCGAGGAGGAGGGCAAAATGGACTTTTCGTATCAGCTGGACGACGTTTACGCCCCGAGTTTCCAAGACTGCGGCCTGCCGGACTTTGCTCCACTTAGTCAAGATTCCGAGCCACTTCCCCTCGTCGGAGAATTTGAAGATAGTAAGAATTATTGGAATTACTTGCTAAATTTGGTGAGCTCGCCGATGATGGAGATGCCCACGTTGTAG
- the LOC121799228 gene encoding mitochondrial uncoupling protein 3-like, translating into MAVTSVAAMVAETTTFPIDLLKTRLQLHGESVRSVRPASSFRIALDIARNDGLFGMYRGLSPAVFVLMFYTRTRIVGYEHIRNKFLRSSDRSLPLYGKAVIGGISGAIAQVIASPADLIKVRMQADGLISSQGLQPRYAGLFDALNRIIHAEGILCLLKGVSANVQRAFLVNMGELACYDHAKRFIIKNQICDDDIYAHTLSSIMSGLLATTLSCPADVVKTRMMNQSASVEDKIKYRNSYDCLVKTVKVEGLRALWKGFLPTWARLGPWQFVFWVSYEKFRQISGLQSF; encoded by the exons ATGGCCGTGACGTCAGTCGCGGCAATGGTGGCGGAGACGACGACATTCCCGATCGATCTTCTCAAAACTCGCCTCCAGCTCCACGGCGAGTCCGTTCGGTCTGTCCGTCCAGCGTCGTCGTTCAGGATCGCGCTCGACATAGCTCGGAATGATGGCCTTTTTGGAATGTATAGAGGCCTGTCTCCCGCTGTTTTTGTTCTTATGTTCTACACTCGTACTCGAATTGTCGGCTACGAGCATATTCGCAACAAATTTTTGCGATCGTCTGATCGTTCTCTCCCCCTTTACGGCAAAGCAGTAATCGGTGGGATTTCTGGAGCTATTGCTCAG GTCATTGCTAGCCCTGCGGATCTCATCAAAGTAAGGATGCAAGCAGATGGCCTTATTTCGAGTCAGGGACTCCAGCCCCGATATGCAGGGCTTTTTGATGCCCTAAACAGGATTATTCATGCTGAAGGAATATTATGCCTCTTGAAAGGTGTTTCTGCAAATGTACAAAGAGCATTTTTAGTAAACATGGGAGAATTAGCTTGTTATGATCATGCCAAACGGTTCATAATAAAAAACCAGATATGTGATGACGATATTTATGCTCACACTCTATCTTCCATAATGTCCGGCCTTTTAGCCACTACTTTAAGCTGTCCTGCAGATGTGGTTAAGACTAGAATGATGAATCAGTCTGCTTCAGTAGAAGACAAGATAAAGTATAGAAATTCCTACGATTGCCTTGTGAAAACCGTAAAGGTTGAGGGATTGAGGGCATTGTGGAAGGGATTCCTCCCAACATGGGCTAGGCTTGGACCTTGGCAGTTTGTATTCTGGGTCTCTTATGAGAAGTTCCGACAGATTTCTGGGTTACAATCCTTCTAA